A window of Tautonia plasticadhaerens contains these coding sequences:
- a CDS encoding DUF1559 domain-containing protein, with amino-acid sequence MRTRHRSTTGFTLIELLVVIAIIGVLIALLLPAVQSAREAARRVQCVNNLTQLTLAVQNYASAHEVLPPGVVDDPGTGPVPDLPIGLHYGWITQILPFVEERNAFNKLNFDTGLYAPANDTIRSVTNNLYVCPSNSRFPGGLGQSDYAGCHHDVEAPIDDDNHGVFFLNSAIRPDDIPDGTSNTIFIGEYRVSPATPPPLGWASGTRATLRNTGGPPNGAGGPGVVPLGDAGLEGEATPAPIDPDAPIPPASLYVGNFSSSHPGGANFAFGDGSVRFIKSTIKPTIFQYLGHRADGEVLDDNEF; translated from the coding sequence ATGAGGACGCGACATCGATCAACGACGGGCTTCACGCTGATCGAGCTGCTGGTGGTCATCGCGATCATCGGCGTGCTGATCGCCCTGCTGCTGCCCGCCGTGCAGAGCGCCCGCGAGGCCGCGAGGCGGGTGCAATGCGTGAACAACCTGACGCAATTGACCCTGGCGGTGCAGAACTACGCCTCGGCCCACGAAGTCCTGCCGCCCGGGGTCGTCGACGACCCCGGGACCGGCCCGGTGCCCGACCTGCCGATCGGGCTCCACTACGGCTGGATCACCCAGATCCTGCCGTTCGTGGAGGAGCGGAACGCCTTCAACAAGTTGAACTTCGACACCGGCCTCTATGCCCCGGCCAACGACACGATCCGGAGCGTGACCAACAACCTCTACGTCTGCCCGTCCAATTCCCGGTTCCCGGGCGGCCTGGGGCAGTCGGACTATGCCGGATGCCACCACGACGTCGAGGCGCCGATCGACGACGATAACCACGGCGTCTTCTTCCTCAACAGCGCCATCCGCCCCGACGACATCCCGGACGGGACCTCGAACACCATTTTCATCGGCGAGTATCGGGTCTCCCCCGCGACGCCACCCCCGCTCGGTTGGGCCTCAGGGACCCGGGCGACGCTCCGGAACACCGGGGGCCCGCCCAACGGGGCGGGCGGCCCGGGGGTCGTCCCGCTCGGCGATGCGGGGCTGGAGGGGGAGGCGACCCCGGCCCCGATCGACCCGGACGCCCCCATCCCCCCGGCCTCGCTCTATGTCGGGAATTTCAGCAGCAGCCACCCGGGGGGTGCGAACTTCGCCTTCGGCGACGGCTCGGTCCGCTTCATCAAGAGCACCATCAAGCCGACCATCTTCCAGTACCTCGGCCATCGGGCCGACGGCGAGGTGCTCGATGACAACGAGTTCTGA
- the hisC gene encoding histidinol-phosphate transaminase, with the protein MSTPPLLPHVERMTGYVPGEQPRDPARIIKLNTNENPYPPSAKVAEAIGAALGDGRLRLYPDPTALRFREAVARRHGVSPEMVLAGNGSDDCLTILTRAFVGPGDVLAYPTPSYVLYRTLAEIQGARAVEVLFRPDWTIDPDDLAASGARLAFLANPNSPSGTAIPPGAVAELARRIDCPLVVDEAYGDFAGEDCIRLVSELENVVVTRTLSKGLSLAGLRIGYLIARPGLIDGLLKVKDSYNCDMLSLLGGSAALDDEDYTRSVRDRILATRARLAEAARSLGYTVPESHANFVWCEGGPPAEEIYESLKGRDILVRLMRYPGRPAGLRITVGTDEQIDRLLDAMREIVGGR; encoded by the coding sequence ATGAGCACGCCCCCCCTGCTTCCCCACGTCGAACGCATGACCGGCTACGTCCCGGGAGAGCAGCCCCGTGACCCGGCCCGGATCATCAAGCTGAACACGAATGAAAACCCGTATCCGCCCTCGGCGAAGGTCGCCGAGGCGATCGGGGCGGCCCTGGGAGACGGGAGGCTGAGGCTCTACCCCGACCCCACCGCCCTGAGGTTCCGGGAGGCGGTCGCGAGGCGGCACGGCGTCTCCCCTGAGATGGTCCTCGCCGGGAATGGCTCGGACGACTGCCTGACGATCCTGACCCGGGCCTTCGTGGGGCCGGGGGACGTGCTCGCGTACCCGACGCCCAGCTACGTCCTCTATCGCACCCTCGCGGAGATCCAGGGGGCCCGGGCCGTGGAGGTCCTGTTCCGGCCCGACTGGACAATCGACCCCGACGACCTCGCCGCCTCGGGCGCCAGGCTCGCCTTCCTGGCGAATCCGAACAGCCCGTCCGGCACGGCGATCCCGCCGGGGGCCGTGGCCGAGCTCGCCCGCCGGATCGACTGCCCGCTCGTGGTCGACGAGGCCTATGGCGACTTCGCGGGGGAGGATTGCATCCGGCTCGTCTCGGAGCTGGAGAACGTGGTCGTCACCCGGACCTTGAGCAAGGGCCTGAGCCTCGCCGGCCTCCGGATCGGCTATCTGATCGCCCGGCCGGGGCTGATCGACGGCCTGCTCAAGGTGAAGGACTCGTACAACTGCGACATGCTCAGCCTGCTCGGCGGCTCGGCGGCCCTGGACGACGAGGACTACACCCGATCCGTCCGCGATCGGATCCTCGCGACCCGGGCCCGCCTGGCCGAGGCGGCCCGGTCGCTCGGCTACACCGTGCCGGAGAGCCACGCCAACTTCGTCTGGTGCGAGGGGGGCCCCCCGGCGGAGGAGATCTACGAATCGCTGAAGGGGCGAGATATCCTGGTCCGGCTGATGCGATATCCCGGCCGCCCCGCGGGCCTGCGGATCACCGTGGGGACCGACGAGCAGATCGACCGCCTTTTGGACGCGATGCGGGAGATCGTCGGAGGACGGTGA
- a CDS encoding PulJ/GspJ family protein, translating into MTTLIEVLAAMTVSSVLLATTATVITLVFRLDRLGRDELTASIAEGRLAADLRADVRSSGDLGLAPEGPSDALQLLGPGGRSISYRSEGDDLIRVRRDGEGADRLERYRLLPGTTARWEVLGDGPSRRVALELDSPKAPKTEGAGRRLLRIEATLGRDRRFEGDDS; encoded by the coding sequence ATGACCACGCTCATCGAGGTCCTCGCCGCGATGACCGTGTCGTCCGTGCTGCTGGCCACGACCGCGACGGTGATCACGCTGGTGTTCCGCCTCGACCGACTCGGCCGGGACGAGCTGACCGCCTCGATCGCCGAGGGGCGGCTCGCGGCCGACCTCCGGGCCGACGTCCGCTCCTCCGGCGACCTCGGCCTCGCCCCCGAGGGCCCCTCGGACGCACTGCAACTGCTCGGCCCCGGGGGTCGATCCATTTCGTACCGGTCCGAGGGGGACGACCTGATCCGGGTCCGACGCGACGGCGAGGGTGCCGACCGGCTCGAACGATACCGGCTCCTCCCCGGCACGACGGCCCGGTGGGAGGTCCTCGGCGACGGGCCGTCGCGACGGGTGGCACTCGAACTCGACAGCCCGAAGGCCCCGAAGACGGAGGGGGCGGGCCGTCGGCTCCTCCGGATCGAGGCGACCCTGGGCCGGGACCGCCGCTTCGAGGGGGACGACTCATGA